A genomic window from Equus caballus isolate H_3958 breed thoroughbred chromosome 5, TB-T2T, whole genome shotgun sequence includes:
- the MDM4 gene encoding protein Mdm4 isoform X3 has protein sequence MTSFSTSAQCSTSDSACRISPEQINQVRPKLPLLKILQAAGAQGEMFTVKEVMHYLGQYIMVKQLYDQQEQHMVYCGGDLLGELLGRQSFSVKDPSPLYDMLRKNLVTLATASTDAAQTLALAQDHSMDIPSQDQLKLSLFFQQSAEESSNSRKRIEEGNIPTLSTSQHKCKNSREDEDLIENLTPDETSRLDLGFEEWDVAGLPWWFLGNLRNNYTPRSNGSTDLQTNQDIGTAVVSDTTDDLWFLNESVSEQFGVGIKVEAADTEQTSEEVGKVRDKKVIEVGKNDDLEDSKSLSDDTDVEVTSEDEWQCTECKKFNSPSKRYCFRCWALRKDWYSDCSKLTHSLSTSDITAIPEKKENEGIDVPDCRRTISAPVVRPKDVYIKEENPKLFDPCNSVEFLDLAHSSESQETISSMGEQSDNLFEQRTDTENMEDCQNLLKPCSLCEKRPRDGNIIHGRTGHLVTCFHCARRLKKAGASCPICKKEIQLVIKVFIA, from the exons GTACGACCAAAACTGCCACTTCTGAAGATTTTGCAGGCAGCAGGTGCACAAGGTGAAATGTTCACTGTTAAAGAG GTCATGCACTATCTAGGCCAGTACATAATGGTGAAGCAGCTTTATGACCAGCAGGAGCAGCATATGGTATACTGTGGTGGAGATCTTTTGGGAGAACTACTAGGACGTCAGAGCTTCTCCGTAAAAGATCCAAG CCCTCTCTatgatatgctaagaaagaatCTTGTCACTTTAGCCACTGCTTCTACAG ATGCCGCTCAGACTCTCGCTCTCGCACAGGATCACAGTATGGATATTCCAAGTCAAGACCAACTGAAG ctttcccttttttttcagcAAAGTGCAGAGGAAAGTTCCAATTCCAGGAAAAGAATTGAAGAAGGGAATATTCCTACACTGTCTACCTCACagcataaatgcaaaaattctagaGAAG ATGAAGACTTGATAGAAAATTTAACTCCAGATGAGACGTCTAGGCTGGACCTTGGGTTTGAGGAGTGGGATGTGGCCGGCCTGCCTTGGTGGTTTTTAGGAAACTTAAGAAACAACTATACCCCTAGAAGTAATGGCTCAACTGATTTACAGACAAATCAG GATATAGGTACTGCTGTTGTTTCAGACACCACGGATGACTTGTGGTTTTTGAATGAGTCAGTGTCAGAGCAGTTTGGTGTTGGAATAAAAGTTGAAGCTGCCGATACCGAACAAACAAGTGAAGAAGTAGGGAAAGTGCGAGACAAAAAG GTGATTGAAGTGGGGAAAAATGATGACCTGGAGGACTCGAAGTCCTTAAGTGATGACACTGATGTAGAAGTTACCTCTGAG GATGAGTGGCAGTGTACTGAGTGCAAGAAATTTAACTCTCCAAGCAAGAGGTACTGTTTTCGTTGCTGGGCCTTGAGGAAGGATTGGTATTCAGATTGTTCTAAGTTAACCCATTCTCTTTCCACATCTGATATCACTGCCATACccgaaaagaaggaaaatgaaggaattgATGTCCCTGATTGCCGAAGAACCATTTCAGCTCCAGTTGTTAGACCTAAAGATGTATATATAAAGGAAGAAAACCCCAAACTTTTTGATCCCTGCAATTCAGTGGAATTCTTGGATTTGGCTCACAGTTCTGAAAGCCAAGAGACCATATCAAGCATGGGAGAACAATCAGATAACCTTTTTGAACAGagaacagatacagaaaacatgGAGGATTGCCAGAATCTCCTGAAGCCATGTAGCCTATGTGAGAAAAGACCACGAGATGGGAACATTATTCATGGGAGGACAGGTCATCTTGTTACTTGTTTTCACTGTGCCAGAAGATTAAAGAAGGCTGGGGCTTCGTGCCCTATTTGCAAGAAAGAGATTCAGTTGGTTATCAAGGTTTTTATAGCATAG
- the MDM4 gene encoding protein Mdm4 isoform X9, translating into MTSFSTSAQCSTSDSACRISPEQINQVRPKLPLLKILQAAGAQGEMFTVKEVMHYLGQYIMVKQLYDQQEQHMVYCGGDLLGELLGRQSFSVKDPSPLYDMLRKNLVTLATASTDAAQTLALAQDHSMDIPSQDQLKQSAEESSNSRKRIEEGNIPTLSTSQHKCKNSREDEDLIENLTPDETSRLDLGFEEWDVAGLPWWFLGNLRNNYTPRSNGSTDLQTNQDIGTAVVSDTTDDLWFLNESVSEQFGVGIKVEAADTEQTSEEVGKVRDKKVIEVGKNDDLEDSKSLSDDTDVEVTSEDEWQCTECKKFNSPSKSFRSIIEATGPWPSGSLLRRDSREENLLTKSC; encoded by the exons GTACGACCAAAACTGCCACTTCTGAAGATTTTGCAGGCAGCAGGTGCACAAGGTGAAATGTTCACTGTTAAAGAG GTCATGCACTATCTAGGCCAGTACATAATGGTGAAGCAGCTTTATGACCAGCAGGAGCAGCATATGGTATACTGTGGTGGAGATCTTTTGGGAGAACTACTAGGACGTCAGAGCTTCTCCGTAAAAGATCCAAG CCCTCTCTatgatatgctaagaaagaatCTTGTCACTTTAGCCACTGCTTCTACAG ATGCCGCTCAGACTCTCGCTCTCGCACAGGATCACAGTATGGATATTCCAAGTCAAGACCAACTGAAG cAAAGTGCAGAGGAAAGTTCCAATTCCAGGAAAAGAATTGAAGAAGGGAATATTCCTACACTGTCTACCTCACagcataaatgcaaaaattctagaGAAG ATGAAGACTTGATAGAAAATTTAACTCCAGATGAGACGTCTAGGCTGGACCTTGGGTTTGAGGAGTGGGATGTGGCCGGCCTGCCTTGGTGGTTTTTAGGAAACTTAAGAAACAACTATACCCCTAGAAGTAATGGCTCAACTGATTTACAGACAAATCAG GATATAGGTACTGCTGTTGTTTCAGACACCACGGATGACTTGTGGTTTTTGAATGAGTCAGTGTCAGAGCAGTTTGGTGTTGGAATAAAAGTTGAAGCTGCCGATACCGAACAAACAAGTGAAGAAGTAGGGAAAGTGCGAGACAAAAAG GTGATTGAAGTGGGGAAAAATGATGACCTGGAGGACTCGAAGTCCTTAAGTGATGACACTGATGTAGAAGTTACCTCTGAG GATGAGTGGCAGTGTACTGAGTGCAAGAAATTTAACTCTCCAAGCAAGAG TTTCAGGAGCATCATTGAAGCCACTGGCCCATGGCCCTCAGGTTCTCTTCTTCGGAGGGATAGCAGAGAAGAGAACCTGCTCACCAAGAGCTGCTAG
- the MDM4 gene encoding protein Mdm4 isoform X4, which yields MTSFSTSAQCSTSDSACRISPEQINQVRPKLPLLKILQAAGAQGEMFTVKEVMHYLGQYIMVKQLYDQQEQHMVYCGGDLLGELLGRQSFSVKDPSPLYDMLRKNLVTLATASTDAAQTLALAQDHSMDIPSQDQLKQSAEESSNSRKRIEEGNIPTLSTSQHKCKNSREDEDLIENLTPDETSRLDLGFEEWDVAGLPWWFLGNLRNNYTPRSNGSTDLQTNQDIGTAVVSDTTDDLWFLNESVSEQFGVGIKVEAADTEQTSEEVGKVRDKKVIEVGKNDDLEDSKSLSDDTDVEVTSEDEWQCTECKKFNSPSKRYCFRCWALRKDWYSDCSKLTHSLSTSDITAIPEKKENEGIDVPDCRRTISAPVVRPKDVYIKEENPKLFDPCNSVEFLDLAHSSESQETISSMGEQSDNLFEQRTDTENMEDCQNLLKPCSLCEKRPRDGNIIHGRTGHLVTCFHCARRLKKAGASCPICKKEIQLVIKVFIA from the exons GTACGACCAAAACTGCCACTTCTGAAGATTTTGCAGGCAGCAGGTGCACAAGGTGAAATGTTCACTGTTAAAGAG GTCATGCACTATCTAGGCCAGTACATAATGGTGAAGCAGCTTTATGACCAGCAGGAGCAGCATATGGTATACTGTGGTGGAGATCTTTTGGGAGAACTACTAGGACGTCAGAGCTTCTCCGTAAAAGATCCAAG CCCTCTCTatgatatgctaagaaagaatCTTGTCACTTTAGCCACTGCTTCTACAG ATGCCGCTCAGACTCTCGCTCTCGCACAGGATCACAGTATGGATATTCCAAGTCAAGACCAACTGAAG cAAAGTGCAGAGGAAAGTTCCAATTCCAGGAAAAGAATTGAAGAAGGGAATATTCCTACACTGTCTACCTCACagcataaatgcaaaaattctagaGAAG ATGAAGACTTGATAGAAAATTTAACTCCAGATGAGACGTCTAGGCTGGACCTTGGGTTTGAGGAGTGGGATGTGGCCGGCCTGCCTTGGTGGTTTTTAGGAAACTTAAGAAACAACTATACCCCTAGAAGTAATGGCTCAACTGATTTACAGACAAATCAG GATATAGGTACTGCTGTTGTTTCAGACACCACGGATGACTTGTGGTTTTTGAATGAGTCAGTGTCAGAGCAGTTTGGTGTTGGAATAAAAGTTGAAGCTGCCGATACCGAACAAACAAGTGAAGAAGTAGGGAAAGTGCGAGACAAAAAG GTGATTGAAGTGGGGAAAAATGATGACCTGGAGGACTCGAAGTCCTTAAGTGATGACACTGATGTAGAAGTTACCTCTGAG GATGAGTGGCAGTGTACTGAGTGCAAGAAATTTAACTCTCCAAGCAAGAGGTACTGTTTTCGTTGCTGGGCCTTGAGGAAGGATTGGTATTCAGATTGTTCTAAGTTAACCCATTCTCTTTCCACATCTGATATCACTGCCATACccgaaaagaaggaaaatgaaggaattgATGTCCCTGATTGCCGAAGAACCATTTCAGCTCCAGTTGTTAGACCTAAAGATGTATATATAAAGGAAGAAAACCCCAAACTTTTTGATCCCTGCAATTCAGTGGAATTCTTGGATTTGGCTCACAGTTCTGAAAGCCAAGAGACCATATCAAGCATGGGAGAACAATCAGATAACCTTTTTGAACAGagaacagatacagaaaacatgGAGGATTGCCAGAATCTCCTGAAGCCATGTAGCCTATGTGAGAAAAGACCACGAGATGGGAACATTATTCATGGGAGGACAGGTCATCTTGTTACTTGTTTTCACTGTGCCAGAAGATTAAAGAAGGCTGGGGCTTCGTGCCCTATTTGCAAGAAAGAGATTCAGTTGGTTATCAAGGTTTTTATAGCATAG
- the MDM4 gene encoding protein Mdm4 isoform X10 — protein sequence MTSFSTSAQCSTSDSACRISPEQINQVRPKLPLLKILQAAGAQGEMFTVKEVMHYLGQYIMVKQLYDQQEQHMVYCGGDLLGELLGRQSFSVKDPSPLYDMLRKNLVTLATASTDAAQTLALAQDHSMDIPSQDQLKQSAEESSNSRKRIEEGNIPTLSTSQHKCKNSREDEDLIENLTPDETSRLDLGFEEWDVAGLPWWFLGNLRNNYTPRSNGSTDLQTNQDIGTAVVSDTTDDLWFLNESVSEQFGVGIKVEAADTEQTSEEVGKVRDKKVIEVGKNDDLEDSKSLSDDTDVEVTSEDEWQCTECKKFNSPSKRRKMKELMSLIAEEPFQLQLLDLKMYI from the exons GTACGACCAAAACTGCCACTTCTGAAGATTTTGCAGGCAGCAGGTGCACAAGGTGAAATGTTCACTGTTAAAGAG GTCATGCACTATCTAGGCCAGTACATAATGGTGAAGCAGCTTTATGACCAGCAGGAGCAGCATATGGTATACTGTGGTGGAGATCTTTTGGGAGAACTACTAGGACGTCAGAGCTTCTCCGTAAAAGATCCAAG CCCTCTCTatgatatgctaagaaagaatCTTGTCACTTTAGCCACTGCTTCTACAG ATGCCGCTCAGACTCTCGCTCTCGCACAGGATCACAGTATGGATATTCCAAGTCAAGACCAACTGAAG cAAAGTGCAGAGGAAAGTTCCAATTCCAGGAAAAGAATTGAAGAAGGGAATATTCCTACACTGTCTACCTCACagcataaatgcaaaaattctagaGAAG ATGAAGACTTGATAGAAAATTTAACTCCAGATGAGACGTCTAGGCTGGACCTTGGGTTTGAGGAGTGGGATGTGGCCGGCCTGCCTTGGTGGTTTTTAGGAAACTTAAGAAACAACTATACCCCTAGAAGTAATGGCTCAACTGATTTACAGACAAATCAG GATATAGGTACTGCTGTTGTTTCAGACACCACGGATGACTTGTGGTTTTTGAATGAGTCAGTGTCAGAGCAGTTTGGTGTTGGAATAAAAGTTGAAGCTGCCGATACCGAACAAACAAGTGAAGAAGTAGGGAAAGTGCGAGACAAAAAG GTGATTGAAGTGGGGAAAAATGATGACCTGGAGGACTCGAAGTCCTTAAGTGATGACACTGATGTAGAAGTTACCTCTGAG GATGAGTGGCAGTGTACTGAGTGCAAGAAATTTAACTCTCCAAGCAAGAG aaggaaaatgaaggaattgATGTCCCTGATTGCCGAAGAACCATTTCAGCTCCAGTTGTTAGACCTAAAGATGTATATATAA
- the MDM4 gene encoding protein Mdm4 isoform X8 has protein sequence MTSFSTSAQCSTSDSACRISPEQINQVRPKLPLLKILQAAGAQGEMFTVKEVMHYLGQYIMVKQLYDQQEQHMVYCGGDLLGELLGRQSFSVKDPSPLYDMLRKNLVTLATASTDAAQTLALAQDHSMDIPSQDQLKLSLFFQQSAEESSNSRKRIEEGNIPTLSTSQHKCKNSREDEDLIENLTPDETSRLDLGFEEWDVAGLPWWFLGNLRNNYTPRSNGSTDLQTNQDIGTAVVSDTTDDLWFLNESVSEQFGVGIKVEAADTEQTSEEVGKVRDKKVIEVGKNDDLEDSKSLSDDTDVEVTSEDEWQCTECKKFNSPSKRRKMKELMSLIAEEPFQLQLLDLKMYI, from the exons GTACGACCAAAACTGCCACTTCTGAAGATTTTGCAGGCAGCAGGTGCACAAGGTGAAATGTTCACTGTTAAAGAG GTCATGCACTATCTAGGCCAGTACATAATGGTGAAGCAGCTTTATGACCAGCAGGAGCAGCATATGGTATACTGTGGTGGAGATCTTTTGGGAGAACTACTAGGACGTCAGAGCTTCTCCGTAAAAGATCCAAG CCCTCTCTatgatatgctaagaaagaatCTTGTCACTTTAGCCACTGCTTCTACAG ATGCCGCTCAGACTCTCGCTCTCGCACAGGATCACAGTATGGATATTCCAAGTCAAGACCAACTGAAG ctttcccttttttttcagcAAAGTGCAGAGGAAAGTTCCAATTCCAGGAAAAGAATTGAAGAAGGGAATATTCCTACACTGTCTACCTCACagcataaatgcaaaaattctagaGAAG ATGAAGACTTGATAGAAAATTTAACTCCAGATGAGACGTCTAGGCTGGACCTTGGGTTTGAGGAGTGGGATGTGGCCGGCCTGCCTTGGTGGTTTTTAGGAAACTTAAGAAACAACTATACCCCTAGAAGTAATGGCTCAACTGATTTACAGACAAATCAG GATATAGGTACTGCTGTTGTTTCAGACACCACGGATGACTTGTGGTTTTTGAATGAGTCAGTGTCAGAGCAGTTTGGTGTTGGAATAAAAGTTGAAGCTGCCGATACCGAACAAACAAGTGAAGAAGTAGGGAAAGTGCGAGACAAAAAG GTGATTGAAGTGGGGAAAAATGATGACCTGGAGGACTCGAAGTCCTTAAGTGATGACACTGATGTAGAAGTTACCTCTGAG GATGAGTGGCAGTGTACTGAGTGCAAGAAATTTAACTCTCCAAGCAAGAG aaggaaaatgaaggaattgATGTCCCTGATTGCCGAAGAACCATTTCAGCTCCAGTTGTTAGACCTAAAGATGTATATATAA
- the MDM4 gene encoding protein Mdm4 isoform X7, with the protein MDIPSQDQLKQSAEESSNSRKRIEEGNIPTLSTSQHKCKNSREDEDLIENLTPDETSRLDLGFEEWDVAGLPWWFLGNLRNNYTPRSNGSTDLQTNQDIGTAVVSDTTDDLWFLNESVSEQFGVGIKVEAADTEQTSEEVGKVRDKKVIEVGKNDDLEDSKSLSDDTDVEVTSEDEWQCTECKKFNSPSKRYCFRCWALRKDWYSDCSKLTHSLSTSDITAIPEKKENEGIDVPDCRRTISAPVVRPKDVYIKEENPKLFDPCNSVEFLDLAHSSESQETISSMGEQSDNLFEQRTDTENMEDCQNLLKPCSLCEKRPRDGNIIHGRTGHLVTCFHCARRLKKAGASCPICKKEIQLVIKVFIA; encoded by the exons ATGGATATTCCAAGTCAAGACCAACTGAAG cAAAGTGCAGAGGAAAGTTCCAATTCCAGGAAAAGAATTGAAGAAGGGAATATTCCTACACTGTCTACCTCACagcataaatgcaaaaattctagaGAAG ATGAAGACTTGATAGAAAATTTAACTCCAGATGAGACGTCTAGGCTGGACCTTGGGTTTGAGGAGTGGGATGTGGCCGGCCTGCCTTGGTGGTTTTTAGGAAACTTAAGAAACAACTATACCCCTAGAAGTAATGGCTCAACTGATTTACAGACAAATCAG GATATAGGTACTGCTGTTGTTTCAGACACCACGGATGACTTGTGGTTTTTGAATGAGTCAGTGTCAGAGCAGTTTGGTGTTGGAATAAAAGTTGAAGCTGCCGATACCGAACAAACAAGTGAAGAAGTAGGGAAAGTGCGAGACAAAAAG GTGATTGAAGTGGGGAAAAATGATGACCTGGAGGACTCGAAGTCCTTAAGTGATGACACTGATGTAGAAGTTACCTCTGAG GATGAGTGGCAGTGTACTGAGTGCAAGAAATTTAACTCTCCAAGCAAGAGGTACTGTTTTCGTTGCTGGGCCTTGAGGAAGGATTGGTATTCAGATTGTTCTAAGTTAACCCATTCTCTTTCCACATCTGATATCACTGCCATACccgaaaagaaggaaaatgaaggaattgATGTCCCTGATTGCCGAAGAACCATTTCAGCTCCAGTTGTTAGACCTAAAGATGTATATATAAAGGAAGAAAACCCCAAACTTTTTGATCCCTGCAATTCAGTGGAATTCTTGGATTTGGCTCACAGTTCTGAAAGCCAAGAGACCATATCAAGCATGGGAGAACAATCAGATAACCTTTTTGAACAGagaacagatacagaaaacatgGAGGATTGCCAGAATCTCCTGAAGCCATGTAGCCTATGTGAGAAAAGACCACGAGATGGGAACATTATTCATGGGAGGACAGGTCATCTTGTTACTTGTTTTCACTGTGCCAGAAGATTAAAGAAGGCTGGGGCTTCGTGCCCTATTTGCAAGAAAGAGATTCAGTTGGTTATCAAGGTTTTTATAGCATAG